Proteins from one Prosthecobacter sp. genomic window:
- a CDS encoding autotransporter-associated beta strand repeat-containing protein — protein sequence MRLPILLVAGFAVLFAALSGATQAADWLPGGTSTDWNTGTNWNGGVVPNNAGAFITSNTGNIATISANPVGPVTELQVGTWSNNGRLDHTAGSLTVTNTGWPYGWLLLGGGTNGTGTYNIANTAATGGALTGFGTGSGSLSVNGEIRVGAGSWWDHATGVLNVNTSGTVHSNGSLIAGTNVGDVGTVNLDAGAFTVFGDYTNSAQFGSGGSSATGNLNISGGSFTLNNRLTLGVGTGTSAGGNVATVTMTGGTLTTDVGHNEDWHAGVNMASGYDTATGGTATFNLNGGTLSTLRVFSETGGTGIKGTSTFNFNGGTLQAQDSRTNFMDSLTRANVRNGGAIVDTNGFDVTISQALLHSNIGGDNATDGGLTKNGTGVLVLSNVDNSFNGNIVVNGGTLRANAFRNGYPATGNLGANDGSRTITVNTGATLDFTNNNIFAGGGATAAGLPQLVLNGGTMQSSRFNVLGHVTLNGGTLNQSTTDTGGYEGYEFLGNITVGGTAASTISSSNDRANHISGGHNMLVTVADATSSSAADLIISNPLRDGSGDYSGNGAITKAGAGTLQLTAANTYSGGSTVSAGTLEVNNTSGSGTGDGTVTVDAGAKLTGDGMITTGSNNYVYVNGTLQVGAIGASAGSDFSLTTSGTGSTILGSSSLLAMDLWSTTGTDMTGTLAAADMLRLFGTLDIMAGSTLLLNNPNALTFQAGDMFRLFDWTGITTRTGTFTTDFSDINLGSGLSIDTSNLYTQGTISILGAVPEPSRALLVMFGAAGLMLRRRRQLGSTWPLVVPA from the coding sequence ATGCGCCTGCCCATTCTTCTCGTGGCGGGCTTCGCCGTCTTATTTGCGGCGCTCTCAGGTGCCACGCAGGCGGCGGACTGGCTGCCGGGCGGCACGAGCACGGATTGGAATACCGGCACGAACTGGAATGGCGGCGTGGTGCCGAATAATGCGGGGGCTTTCATCACCTCGAACACCGGCAACATCGCCACGATCTCAGCGAACCCAGTCGGACCCGTCACGGAGTTGCAGGTGGGGACATGGTCTAACAACGGTCGCCTGGATCACACGGCAGGTTCCCTTACCGTGACGAATACCGGCTGGCCTTATGGCTGGCTGCTGCTTGGCGGTGGCACTAACGGCACTGGCACCTACAACATCGCCAACACAGCGGCCACAGGCGGTGCTTTGACCGGATTCGGAACGGGATCTGGAAGCCTGAGCGTCAATGGCGAGATTCGTGTCGGGGCGGGGTCATGGTGGGATCATGCGACCGGCGTTTTGAACGTCAACACCTCCGGCACGGTGCATTCCAATGGCAGCCTGATCGCTGGCACCAACGTGGGCGACGTGGGAACCGTGAACCTTGATGCGGGCGCATTCACGGTCTTCGGCGATTACACAAACAGTGCTCAGTTCGGCTCTGGCGGCTCCAGCGCCACGGGCAACCTCAACATCAGCGGCGGTTCGTTCACCTTGAACAATCGGCTGACTCTCGGCGTGGGAACGGGCACCTCCGCTGGTGGCAATGTGGCAACGGTGACGATGACCGGCGGCACTCTGACGACCGATGTCGGACATAATGAAGACTGGCATGCGGGCGTGAACATGGCCTCGGGCTATGACACCGCCACCGGGGGCACCGCCACCTTCAACCTCAACGGCGGCACCTTGTCCACCCTCCGGGTTTTCAGTGAAACCGGAGGCACCGGAATCAAGGGCACCTCGACCTTCAATTTCAACGGCGGTACGCTCCAGGCGCAGGATTCGAGAACCAATTTCATGGACAGCCTCACCCGCGCGAATGTGCGCAACGGGGGTGCCATCGTGGACACAAACGGCTTCGACGTAACTATTTCCCAAGCCCTCCTGCACTCCAACATCGGCGGTGACAACGCCACGGACGGTGGTTTGACCAAGAACGGAACCGGCGTGCTGGTCCTCAGCAACGTGGACAACAGCTTCAACGGCAACATCGTCGTCAACGGCGGCACCTTGCGTGCGAACGCCTTCCGCAACGGCTATCCCGCCACAGGCAATCTCGGTGCCAACGACGGCAGCCGCACCATCACCGTGAATACTGGCGCGACCCTCGACTTCACCAACAACAACATCTTTGCCGGCGGTGGAGCCACTGCAGCCGGACTGCCACAACTCGTCCTCAACGGCGGCACGATGCAAAGCAGCCGCTTCAACGTCCTCGGCCACGTCACCCTCAATGGCGGCACGTTGAATCAATCCACCACCGACACCGGCGGCTACGAAGGCTACGAGTTCCTTGGCAACATCACCGTCGGCGGCACCGCAGCCTCGACGATCAGCTCCAGCAATGACAGGGCCAACCACATCAGCGGCGGTCACAACATGCTCGTCACCGTAGCCGATGCCACCTCCAGCAGCGCTGCCGATTTGATCATCAGCAACCCGCTGCGCGACGGCTCCGGCGACTATTCTGGCAACGGAGCCATCACCAAAGCAGGCGCGGGCACGCTGCAACTCACCGCCGCTAACACCTACAGCGGCGGCTCCACGGTCAGCGCGGGCACGCTGGAGGTGAACAACACCAGCGGTTCCGGCACCGGTGACGGCACGGTCACGGTGGATGCAGGAGCTAAACTTACCGGTGACGGCATGATCACCACTGGCTCAAACAATTATGTTTATGTCAATGGCACACTCCAAGTCGGAGCCATCGGAGCTTCGGCGGGTTCGGACTTCTCCCTGACGACTTCGGGCACCGGCAGCACGATCCTTGGCTCCAGCAGTCTGCTAGCCATGGACCTATGGTCCACCACGGGCACGGACATGACCGGCACGCTAGCCGCCGCAGACATGCTCAGGCTCTTTGGCACGCTGGACATCATGGCAGGTTCCACCCTGTTGTTGAACAATCCCAACGCGCTCACCTTTCAGGCAGGTGACATGTTCCGTCTGTTCGACTGGACCGGCATCACCACTCGCACTGGCACCTTCACCACCGATTTCAGCGACATCAATCTCGGGTCCGGTCTCAGCATCGACACGAGTAACCTCTACACGCAGGGCACCATCAGCATCCTGGGCGCGGTGCCAGAGCCTTCGCGGGCGCTGCTGGTGATGTTCGGCGCAGCAGGCCTCATGCTGCGCCGCCGCCGTCAACTTGGCTCGACATGGCCGTTGGTTGTCCCCGCCTGA
- a CDS encoding Ig-like domain-containing protein — MTAPRFLFPLISSCILAAFTAHAQSHGIASKPTVGAYFDGAFPPTPPVVGSFTAVDAYPNLTFVNPTGILQVPGQSKMMVWQREGGVYIFDKADTTATKTLVLDISNQCQGWDDAGLMNLVFHPQFDLGGAPGTNRYIFVYYEWVPPGTVVGSPTTRPNNTIPDMRDRISRFELDANGVALPDSEVIIMDQAATNTWHNGSGMFFHPVDGYLYWSNGDDTNSANAQSITGPLLGGVFRVDVDKRGGNFSHAPVRVPTGVTTQNYFIPNNNPFVGQSGVNEETFAIGLRSPHRMTHDAVTGRTFIADVGAGDREEVDIIEPTETSGMNFQWPQKEGYNGDMTPPYLGVNKRPVLDYNHSEGSAIIGGYVYRGAAFPELQGKYLFADNVVNKVWAMNEGTTPATKTLLTTVPTGPGPDSGRSYIGISSWGVDSDGEVYICRLSSTGGTILKLQRGSAPSTPLPATLSATGLFSDIAGFVPSDKLIPYTINAPFWSDKAIKSRWLTVPTGTTIGFTPTGDWSFPAGSVAMKHFDLATDETNSAVRKRLETRVLLKMASGGSYGATYKWRADNSDADLINEGVTEIVPITIPSVGTFTPTDIGSPSVAGSTTVNGNTLTVSGGGSDIWGTSDQFHFAHQQRTGDFDISMKATSFTPAVLYSKFGLMARESLAANSPHYFIFAWGSNAGRGANSSGYEDHYRTTAGGNTTANYPAAGQHLVSYPNGWLRMARKGNTFISYTSADGANWAEYARQTIAMPATLYFGIAMNAHDNGLAATGTIELQTTRLQPWYYPGRTDCTTCHNNNAGGGFIGPNTRQFNKDYDYTATGVTDNQLRAFSHVGMFNTTLDEPTIPTYQKLAHVNQTSESLEKRARSYVDTNCANCHRPGGVPALWDARFDTPLANQGIIYGSVGTTLGLVNPRVIVPQSTSRSMMHHRIDRVGANQMPPIGRNLVDEVGVQLITDWINSLPANDPPVVTLTSPINGANVITPNPVALEATASDADGIVRVEFFDGTTKIGEDTTAPYAFSHSGITEGTHTLFARAYDSVNNSADSASVTITVTELPGLVRAKINFQTEVAVVPSGYVADSGLPFAARGNGMTYGWSRDNTVDSRERNLNADKRYDTLVHMQKDHGGGDVTSTWSIALPNSSYSVHVVTGDASATDGVQSVTANGVALTTGTPAGQNFYEATATVAVTNGLLTISPAAGANNAKLCYVDISEMAPSNGNQLPVVALTGVSPDFPTIGASAKLSATANDPDGTITKVEYYANGVKIGEDDTAPYVFSWTGYTAGTYHITARAVDDDGAAATSSSAIIVPVFSPGQTGLYAQYYNAADFTSFVLARVEPTLNANYGNAAPVAGMVVDNFSTRWRGRLLTRDPGTYTLKFFADDGIRVWLDNTLVIDRWGYDPGAVTATLTLSGNSLHELRVDHREDGGGALIQMLWSGPGFAEEIVPTTNLITPATGVASDQLAGTIIGTNGSWNNDPNSTKAAVFDGNLNTFYDALEADGAWAGLDLGEGNSRIITEVRYCPRAGSGGRMVGGLLQGANTADFSDAVTLHTVAEAPPPDGVLTSHSITSSTAFRYLRYLSPAGGFCNVAEVVFYGADASSPVPLNLMATAGNAQVGLSWLPSANATGYNVKRSPVSGGPYSTISNNVAVNTFTDTALTNGTTYFYVVSALNGGGETADSAEVSATPFTPAPAGLVAIAGNAQVALSWSSVSGATGYDLKRGTAPTGPFTTLAANLPGTAYTDMSVANFTLYYYVLSTLHPSGNSADSVAVSAVPLPPKLTGTVIGTTGSWNNDPNATRAAVYDDNLNTFFDALEGAGAWAGLDLGAGASKQIAAIRFAPRNGYSWRMNGGSLQGANSADFSDAVTLHTLAGAPTEGVFTLQLVSNPTAFRYVRYLSPNDGFCNVAEVEFYGSDVLPTAPTGLVATAGNMQVGLAWNAVSGATSYNVKRATTDGGPYTLLGSVPGTGGTDATAANNTTYFYVVAAMNAGGEGGNSNQASATPVSPPFNETEMQAPTMGIVGGNATLSVAASVLGHTYQLQKSETLAPGSWQNVGSPVSGNGGTLNFSEPVPPPPTPRCFYRISIQR; from the coding sequence ATGACTGCTCCGCGCTTTCTGTTTCCTCTCATCTCCTCCTGTATTTTGGCTGCTTTCACGGCTCATGCCCAATCCCACGGCATCGCATCGAAGCCGACAGTCGGCGCTTATTTCGACGGCGCGTTTCCTCCGACGCCTCCGGTGGTCGGCTCGTTCACGGCGGTCGATGCGTATCCGAACCTCACCTTCGTCAATCCCACGGGCATCCTCCAGGTGCCGGGGCAGAGCAAGATGATGGTGTGGCAGCGGGAGGGTGGCGTTTACATCTTCGACAAGGCGGATACCACGGCGACGAAGACCCTCGTGCTCGATATTTCCAACCAGTGCCAGGGCTGGGACGACGCGGGCTTGATGAACCTCGTGTTTCATCCGCAGTTCGACCTCGGCGGCGCACCGGGCACGAACCGCTACATCTTCGTGTATTATGAATGGGTGCCGCCCGGCACGGTCGTGGGCAGTCCGACGACACGGCCAAACAACACGATCCCCGACATGCGCGACCGCATCTCGCGCTTCGAGCTGGATGCCAATGGTGTCGCGCTGCCGGACTCGGAGGTCATCATCATGGATCAGGCCGCCACGAACACCTGGCACAACGGCAGCGGCATGTTCTTCCATCCCGTGGACGGCTACCTTTACTGGAGCAACGGCGATGACACCAACTCCGCGAACGCCCAGTCCATCACGGGGCCGCTGCTGGGCGGTGTCTTCCGTGTGGATGTGGACAAGCGCGGTGGAAACTTCAGCCATGCGCCCGTGCGCGTGCCCACGGGCGTGACGACGCAGAACTACTTCATCCCGAACAACAACCCGTTCGTCGGGCAGTCGGGCGTGAATGAAGAAACCTTCGCCATCGGCCTGCGCAGCCCGCACCGCATGACGCACGATGCCGTGACCGGACGCACCTTCATCGCGGATGTGGGCGCGGGTGATCGCGAGGAGGTGGACATCATCGAACCCACCGAGACCAGCGGCATGAACTTCCAGTGGCCGCAAAAAGAAGGCTACAACGGCGACATGACGCCGCCCTACCTCGGCGTGAACAAGCGCCCGGTGCTCGACTACAATCACAGCGAGGGCAGCGCCATCATCGGTGGTTATGTCTATCGCGGCGCGGCCTTTCCTGAGCTTCAGGGGAAATACCTCTTCGCCGACAATGTGGTGAACAAAGTGTGGGCGATGAATGAAGGCACCACGCCAGCCACGAAGACACTGCTCACCACCGTGCCCACCGGTCCCGGTCCAGACAGCGGACGCAGCTACATCGGCATATCGAGCTGGGGCGTGGACAGCGATGGCGAAGTCTATATCTGCCGCTTGAGCAGCACCGGTGGCACGATCTTGAAACTGCAACGCGGTTCCGCCCCCAGCACGCCGTTGCCCGCCACGCTCAGCGCCACGGGTTTGTTCAGCGACATCGCTGGCTTCGTGCCTTCGGACAAACTCATCCCCTACACGATCAACGCGCCGTTTTGGTCGGACAAAGCCATCAAGTCGCGCTGGCTCACGGTGCCCACGGGCACGACCATCGGCTTCACTCCCACGGGAGACTGGAGCTTCCCTGCGGGCAGCGTCGCGATGAAACATTTCGATCTGGCAACGGACGAAACCAACAGCGCCGTGCGCAAGCGATTGGAAACACGCGTGCTATTAAAAATGGCCAGCGGCGGCTCCTATGGCGCGACTTACAAATGGCGTGCCGACAACAGCGATGCCGATCTCATCAACGAAGGCGTCACGGAGATCGTGCCCATCACCATCCCGTCCGTCGGCACCTTCACGCCGACGGACATCGGCAGTCCTAGCGTCGCGGGCAGCACCACGGTGAATGGAAACACGCTCACCGTTTCCGGTGGCGGCTCTGACATCTGGGGCACGAGCGATCAGTTCCATTTCGCGCATCAGCAGCGCACGGGCGACTTCGACATTTCCATGAAGGCCACCTCCTTCACTCCGGCGGTGCTGTATTCCAAGTTCGGCCTCATGGCGCGCGAGTCACTGGCCGCGAACTCACCGCATTATTTTATTTTCGCCTGGGGCAGCAACGCCGGGCGCGGTGCGAACTCCAGCGGCTATGAGGACCACTACCGCACTACGGCCGGCGGCAACACCACCGCCAACTACCCTGCGGCAGGGCAGCATCTGGTGAGCTATCCCAACGGTTGGCTGCGCATGGCTCGCAAGGGCAACACCTTCATCAGCTACACCAGCGCGGACGGTGCGAACTGGGCCGAATATGCCCGCCAGACCATCGCCATGCCCGCCACGCTCTACTTTGGCATCGCGATGAACGCGCACGACAACGGCCTCGCCGCCACCGGCACCATCGAGCTGCAAACGACGCGCCTTCAGCCTTGGTATTATCCAGGCCGCACGGACTGCACGACGTGTCACAACAACAACGCGGGCGGCGGATTCATCGGCCCCAACACGCGACAGTTTAACAAGGACTATGACTACACCGCCACCGGCGTGACGGACAACCAACTGCGCGCCTTTAGCCATGTCGGCATGTTCAACACCACGCTCGATGAACCCACGATCCCGACCTACCAGAAGCTCGCGCATGTGAACCAGACCAGCGAGTCGCTGGAAAAACGCGCCCGCAGTTATGTGGACACGAACTGTGCCAACTGCCACCGGCCCGGCGGTGTGCCCGCACTGTGGGACGCGCGTTTTGACACGCCGCTGGCAAACCAGGGCATCATCTACGGCTCCGTCGGCACCACGCTCGGCCTCGTGAATCCGCGCGTCATCGTGCCGCAATCCACCAGCCGCTCCATGATGCATCACCGCATCGACCGCGTGGGTGCCAACCAGATGCCGCCCATCGGGCGCAACCTGGTGGATGAAGTCGGTGTGCAACTCATTACCGACTGGATCAACAGCCTCCCGGCCAATGATCCGCCTGTCGTCACGCTCACCTCGCCGATCAACGGAGCCAATGTCATCACGCCCAATCCCGTCGCGCTCGAAGCCACCGCCTCGGATGCGGACGGCATCGTGCGGGTGGAGTTCTTCGATGGCACGACCAAGATCGGCGAGGACACCACCGCGCCTTATGCCTTCTCCCACAGCGGCATCACAGAAGGCACGCACACGCTCTTTGCGCGGGCTTACGACAGCGTGAACAACTCCGCTGACAGCGCGAGCGTGACCATCACCGTCACCGAGCTGCCCGGACTCGTGCGAGCGAAGATCAACTTCCAAACAGAAGTCGCAGTCGTGCCTTCAGGCTATGTGGCGGACTCTGGCCTTCCTTTCGCCGCACGCGGCAACGGCATGACCTATGGCTGGAGCCGCGACAACACGGTGGACTCGCGCGAGCGCAATCTCAACGCTGACAAGCGCTACGACACGCTCGTCCACATGCAGAAGGATCACGGCGGCGGTGATGTCACGAGCACGTGGAGCATCGCGCTTCCGAACAGCAGCTACTCGGTCCACGTCGTCACCGGCGATGCCTCGGCCACCGACGGAGTCCAGTCCGTGACCGCGAATGGCGTGGCCCTCACCACCGGCACGCCTGCGGGACAAAATTTCTATGAAGCCACCGCCACCGTCGCCGTGACTAACGGTCTGCTCACCATCTCGCCCGCTGCTGGCGCGAACAATGCCAAACTTTGTTATGTGGACATCAGCGAGATGGCTCCAAGCAATGGCAACCAGCTTCCAGTCGTCGCCTTGACCGGAGTGTCGCCAGATTTCCCGACTATCGGTGCCTCCGCCAAACTTAGCGCCACCGCGAACGATCCCGACGGCACCATCACGAAGGTCGAATACTATGCGAATGGCGTGAAGATCGGTGAAGACGACACCGCGCCGTATGTCTTCTCCTGGACGGGCTACACCGCTGGCACCTATCACATCACCGCACGCGCCGTGGACGACGACGGGGCTGCGGCGACATCCTCCAGCGCGATCATCGTGCCCGTGTTCAGTCCGGGCCAGACCGGGCTTTATGCGCAGTATTACAACGCGGCGGACTTCACCAGCTTCGTCCTCGCACGCGTGGAGCCGACATTGAATGCCAACTATGGCAACGCTGCCCCGGTCGCGGGCATGGTGGTGGATAACTTCAGCACTCGCTGGCGCGGGCGGCTGCTCACGCGTGATCCCGGCACCTACACGCTCAAATTTTTCGCCGATGACGGCATACGCGTGTGGCTGGACAACACTTTGGTGATCGACCGCTGGGGTTACGATCCCGGAGCTGTCACCGCCACCCTCACGCTGAGTGGAAACTCGCTGCACGAGCTGCGTGTGGACCACCGTGAAGACGGCGGCGGTGCGCTGATCCAAATGTTGTGGAGCGGCCCTGGGTTTGCCGAGGAGATCGTGCCCACCACGAATCTCATCACCCCCGCCACCGGCGTCGCGAGCGATCAACTCGCGGGCACGATCATCGGCACCAATGGCTCTTGGAATAACGATCCCAACTCCACCAAAGCAGCGGTCTTCGACGGCAACTTGAACACCTTCTACGATGCGCTCGAAGCCGACGGTGCATGGGCCGGACTCGACCTCGGCGAGGGCAACAGCCGCATCATCACCGAAGTCCGTTATTGCCCGCGTGCGGGCAGCGGCGGGCGCATGGTCGGTGGTCTCCTGCAAGGTGCCAACACAGCGGATTTCAGCGACGCGGTGACACTCCACACCGTGGCCGAGGCGCCCCCGCCCGATGGCGTCCTCACGTCGCATTCCATCACCAGCAGCACCGCTTTCCGTTACCTCCGCTATCTCTCCCCGGCGGGCGGCTTCTGCAATGTCGCAGAAGTGGTCTTCTACGGCGCGGACGCATCATCGCCCGTGCCCCTGAACCTCATGGCGACCGCAGGGAACGCACAGGTCGGCTTGTCGTGGCTGCCCTCCGCCAATGCCACCGGCTACAACGTCAAACGCTCCCCCGTGAGCGGCGGACCTTACTCAACAATCTCGAACAACGTCGCGGTCAACACCTTCACCGACACTGCATTGACCAACGGCACGACCTATTTCTATGTCGTCTCCGCTCTCAATGGCGGTGGCGAGACGGCGGACTCCGCCGAAGTCAGCGCCACGCCCTTCACACCCGCGCCCGCAGGACTGGTCGCCATCGCTGGCAATGCCCAGGTCGCCCTCTCCTGGAGCAGCGTCAGTGGTGCGACCGGCTATGATTTAAAACGCGGCACCGCTCCCACCGGCCCCTTCACCACCCTCGCAGCCAATCTTCCCGGCACCGCCTACACCGACATGAGCGTGGCGAACTTCACCCTCTACTACTACGTCCTGAGCACGCTCCATCCCTCCGGGAACAGCGCCGACTCCGTCGCCGTGAGCGCCGTGCCTCTGCCGCCGAAATTGACCGGCACCGTGATTGGAACCACCGGCTCATGGAACAACGATCCCAATGCCACCCGCGCGGCGGTTTACGATGACAACCTCAACACCTTCTTCGATGCGCTCGAAGGAGCCGGAGCCTGGGCGGGCCTCGATCTCGGAGCCGGTGCCAGCAAGCAAATCGCCGCCATCCGTTTCGCGCCGCGCAACGGTTATTCCTGGCGCATGAACGGCGGCTCGTTGCAGGGCGCGAACAGCGCCGATTTCAGCGATGCCGTCACCCTCCATACGTTGGCCGGAGCGCCCACAGAAGGAGTTTTCACCTTGCAGCTCGTCAGCAATCCGACGGCCTTCCGTTATGTGCGTTACCTCTCGCCCAATGACGGCTTCTGCAACGTCGCGGAAGTTGAGTTCTATGGCAGCGATGTCCTTCCAACCGCGCCCACGGGCCTGGTCGCGACTGCGGGCAACATGCAGGTCGGGCTTGCCTGGAACGCCGTCTCAGGAGCCACCAGCTACAACGTGAAACGCGCCACCACCGATGGCGGACCCTACACTCTGCTGGGCAGCGTCCCCGGAACCGGCGGCACCGACGCGACTGCGGCGAACAACACCACCTACTTCTACGTCGTCGCCGCTATGAATGCGGGCGGCGAGGGCGGCAATTCCAATCAAGCCAGCGCCACACCCGTCTCCCCGCCCTTCAACGAAACGGAGATGCAGGCTCCCACCATGGGCATCGTCGGCGGCAATGCCACACTCTCAGTTGCAGCCTCCGTGCTCGGCCACACCTACCAGCTTCAAAAGTCCGAGACGCTGGCTCCAGGCTCGTGGCAAAACGTCGGCTCGCCCGTGTCTGGCAACGGCGGCACGCTCAACTTCTCCGAGCCCGTTCCCCCACCACCGACACCACGATGCTTCTACAGGATCAGCATCCAGCGGTGA
- a CDS encoding alpha/beta hydrolase codes for MKSSAITFLALLASTVFATAQKAPANLPPDTEFAGDVAYVSAAHERQKLDIAYFKKDKPRPLLVWIHGGAFMTGDKAENHAIWADLMKAGYAVATINYRLSGDAKWPAQITDCKAAIRFLRAHARDYNLAPGRIAVWGSSAGGHLAALVGTSSSAKKLDVGEHIEHSSAVSCSVDMFGPIDFEKMPQFTSPTSPEAKMWGRASSEALDLAREACPITYLTQDTAPILILHGDADGVINISQSQLFDAAMKKAGTRGDFITLPRVGHSHVAVWTKERERIMTFFKCHLIKDALPGTSARTL; via the coding sequence ATGAAATCATCTGCGATCACCTTTCTCGCCCTGCTCGCATCCACCGTGTTTGCCACCGCGCAGAAAGCACCCGCCAATCTGCCACCAGACACAGAGTTCGCGGGCGATGTGGCGTATGTTAGCGCCGCGCATGAGCGGCAGAAACTCGACATCGCCTACTTCAAAAAAGACAAGCCACGCCCGCTGCTCGTGTGGATCCATGGCGGGGCCTTCATGACCGGCGACAAGGCGGAGAATCACGCCATTTGGGCCGATCTCATGAAAGCAGGCTACGCCGTCGCCACCATCAACTACCGCCTCAGCGGCGATGCCAAATGGCCCGCACAGATCACCGATTGCAAAGCCGCCATCCGTTTCCTCCGCGCTCATGCCAGGGACTACAACCTCGCGCCCGGCCGCATCGCCGTGTGGGGCAGCTCCGCAGGCGGACACCTCGCCGCTCTCGTCGGCACCAGCAGCAGCGCCAAGAAGCTCGACGTTGGGGAACATATCGAGCACTCCAGTGCCGTGAGTTGCTCCGTGGACATGTTTGGCCCCATCGACTTCGAGAAAATGCCGCAGTTCACTAGCCCCACCTCACCCGAGGCGAAGATGTGGGGGCGCGCCAGCAGCGAAGCACTCGACCTTGCTCGTGAAGCCTGCCCGATCACCTATCTCACCCAAGACACAGCGCCCATCCTCATCCTCCACGGCGACGCCGACGGCGTGATCAACATCTCGCAAAGCCAGCTCTTCGATGCCGCCATGAAAAAAGCCGGCACCCGCGGCGACTTCATCACCCTGCCCAGAGTCGGTCACTCTCACGTCGCCGTGTGGACGAAGGAACGCGAACGCATCATGACCTTCTTCAAGTGCCACCTCATCAAGGACGCGCTGCCTGGAACCTCTGCGCGGACCCTGTAG
- a CDS encoding sigma factor, translated as MMTPPMHDSRRTGDVSGEAEISAFYLRHYPQLRMHAHGLGCDPHTAEDAVQDVFLRLLQHDRLRMLATLPGQHQQASLRLRLRCHLVNRWRDARRLRRGGHRHFVPLIQQDGNVLEITDERTPTPGSTPRLCEQSLHDALQRLRHELQPGAWQRVRPFLDGDETPGPHPPQSSATRVALHRARQRLRELIDA; from the coding sequence ATGATGACGCCTCCAATGCACGACTCGCGGCGCACAGGTGACGTTTCCGGCGAAGCTGAAATCAGCGCGTTCTATCTGCGACACTATCCGCAGTTGCGCATGCATGCCCATGGCCTCGGCTGTGATCCCCACACAGCGGAGGATGCGGTGCAGGATGTGTTTCTGCGATTGTTGCAGCACGACCGGCTGCGCATGTTGGCGACCTTGCCCGGCCAGCACCAGCAGGCCAGCCTCCGCCTCCGTCTCCGTTGCCATCTCGTCAACCGCTGGCGCGATGCCCGCCGCCTGCGCCGCGGAGGCCACCGCCATTTCGTGCCCCTGATCCAGCAGGATGGTAACGTGCTGGAGATCACCGATGAACGCACCCCAACACCCGGCAGCACACCCCGGCTCTGTGAGCAGAGCCTTCACGATGCCCTGCAACGCCTGCGTCACGAACTCCAGCCCGGCGCATGGCAGCGCGTCCGACCATTCCTTGATGGAGACGAAACCCCAGGCCCCCACCCACCCCAATCATCCGCCACCCGCGTAGCCCTCCACCGCGCCCGCCAGCGTCTCCGGGAGCTGATCGATGCATGA